One part of the Tunicatimonas pelagia genome encodes these proteins:
- a CDS encoding ABC transporter permease: protein MPQNKYPPRWINRFLESFCSPHLLEEVQGDLQELYGEWRRKYGERKANWLYFFHAIKFFRPFAIKRKYDTPTNYSLAMLHNYFLTAWRQVQKSKLHTAINIFGLAVGIAACLVIALTVQHEFSYDRHHPEGDRIYRVTTNAKFVDQWFPNGGVPAPAPHAMRDEFTGLDVVAALHIVFSSEVISPTGASLGKQKQIVITEPKYFEVFSSIQWSVGSPERSLSQPYQVVLTDSQAKKYFGDQEAMGKTLTYFDSLDFVVSGIVQDEAHLTDLSFTEYLSFATLWSNQSLAEDYGLEKWQNTNSNSLAFVKLSVSTTAEEIEQQFPALLTKHIDQTEDNPERTFALQPLSDIHFEAEYSMHNQRLAHKPTLYGLMIVALFLLLIASVNFINLETARAILRSREVGVRKVLGSSRRQLIQQFLGETFFITLLAGGLAILVANFGMEYFAESLPPNLSLTELWLGNGWLLFGIIIGAVSLLAGTYPAWVLSAYSPVFALKIQIAKTSGITQKAYLRKALIVFQFAIAQAFILGTLIVGSQLHYLLNKDLGFSEDAVVHFSIPPGWQDTTQRRFLLTNELRELSSISAVSVSGLLPTSAYRSTRTITYQTDTSEIEVQLSIKEADTSFLSVYGIELLAGRNYRFSDTLNELLINETAVKAFGLNSPSEAIGTFIHFNESKKLPIVGVVSDFHDGTLHDKISPIMIGSGILNMGNVNILLASSGEQISGVQRSLTQVEQVLKKFYPAQPFDYQFFDETIASFYETERQTAKLINVATGLAIFISCLGLLGLVSFTTHQRVKEIGIRKVLGATVTQLIALFSREFASLIIISFVIAAPLAWYFAHRWLADFAYRVDVGLFVFVATLASASVLALLTVGIRSWQAALANPVDSLRNE from the coding sequence ATGCCACAGAACAAATATCCTCCTCGCTGGATTAACCGCTTCCTGGAAAGCTTCTGTTCCCCACATCTACTAGAAGAAGTGCAGGGGGACTTGCAGGAGCTGTACGGAGAATGGAGGAGGAAGTACGGAGAACGAAAGGCCAATTGGCTTTACTTTTTTCACGCAATAAAATTTTTCCGGCCTTTCGCGATTAAACGAAAATACGATACACCAACTAACTATTCTTTGGCTATGCTTCACAATTATTTTTTGACCGCTTGGCGACAGGTACAAAAAAGTAAGTTACACACCGCCATCAATATATTTGGCTTGGCCGTAGGAATCGCCGCTTGCTTAGTGATTGCTCTCACGGTGCAACACGAATTCAGCTACGACCGCCATCATCCTGAAGGTGATCGAATTTATCGGGTGACTACGAACGCTAAGTTTGTCGACCAATGGTTCCCAAATGGAGGTGTACCTGCTCCCGCTCCCCACGCTATGCGAGATGAATTTACGGGGCTGGATGTAGTAGCCGCTCTTCACATTGTTTTTAGCTCAGAAGTAATTTCACCCACTGGAGCCAGTTTGGGTAAACAGAAACAAATAGTCATTACCGAACCGAAGTATTTTGAAGTGTTTTCTAGCATTCAGTGGAGCGTAGGTAGTCCAGAGCGGTCATTATCTCAACCTTATCAGGTAGTACTTACCGACAGCCAGGCAAAAAAATACTTCGGAGACCAGGAAGCGATGGGTAAAACCCTCACCTACTTTGATTCGCTGGATTTTGTAGTATCAGGTATCGTTCAGGACGAAGCTCATCTTACCGATTTATCGTTTACCGAATACCTTTCCTTTGCTACCTTATGGTCTAACCAATCGCTAGCAGAAGACTATGGGCTAGAGAAATGGCAGAACACTAATAGCAATTCGCTGGCCTTTGTCAAACTCTCGGTAAGCACTACAGCTGAAGAAATCGAGCAGCAGTTTCCGGCTTTGCTTACTAAACATATTGATCAAACGGAGGATAATCCGGAGCGAACATTTGCTTTGCAACCGCTATCAGATATCCACTTCGAGGCCGAATACTCAATGCATAATCAGCGGCTAGCCCATAAACCTACTCTTTATGGTCTGATGATAGTAGCTTTATTTTTGCTGTTGATTGCCTCCGTTAACTTTATCAATCTGGAAACAGCCCGGGCTATACTACGCTCTCGGGAGGTAGGAGTCCGTAAGGTACTGGGAAGTAGCCGGAGACAGCTTATCCAACAGTTTCTGGGTGAAACTTTCTTCATTACACTGTTAGCGGGTGGACTGGCTATTTTGGTCGCGAATTTCGGTATGGAGTATTTTGCTGAAAGTTTACCTCCTAATTTATCGCTAACTGAATTATGGCTAGGCAACGGGTGGCTTTTGTTCGGGATAATCATTGGGGCTGTAAGTCTACTGGCCGGTACCTATCCGGCTTGGGTACTATCAGCTTATTCCCCAGTCTTTGCTCTAAAAATTCAGATTGCTAAAACATCAGGCATCACCCAGAAGGCTTACCTACGAAAGGCCCTCATTGTGTTCCAGTTTGCAATAGCGCAAGCTTTTATTTTGGGGACATTAATTGTAGGTAGTCAACTACATTATCTGCTCAATAAAGATCTGGGCTTCAGCGAAGATGCGGTAGTACATTTTTCGATTCCCCCCGGTTGGCAAGATACTACCCAGCGTCGTTTCCTACTAACGAACGAACTTCGCGAACTCAGTAGCATCTCGGCGGTAAGCGTTAGCGGACTTTTACCAACTAGTGCCTATAGAAGCACGCGAACCATTACTTATCAGACTGATACTTCAGAAATTGAAGTTCAACTCTCTATTAAAGAAGCTGACACTAGCTTTCTTAGTGTTTACGGAATCGAGTTGTTAGCTGGACGCAACTACCGTTTCAGCGATACCCTTAACGAACTACTGATCAACGAAACTGCTGTAAAGGCTTTTGGACTCAATTCACCGAGCGAAGCGATTGGAACATTTATTCACTTTAACGAAAGCAAAAAGCTTCCCATCGTAGGAGTGGTAAGTGATTTTCACGATGGCACGTTGCACGATAAGATAAGCCCGATTATGATCGGTTCGGGAATTCTAAACATGGGAAATGTTAATATTTTATTAGCTAGTTCTGGCGAGCAAATTTCGGGAGTCCAGCGGTCTTTGACCCAAGTGGAGCAAGTGTTAAAAAAATTCTATCCCGCCCAACCATTTGACTACCAATTTTTTGATGAAACTATTGCCAGCTTCTACGAAACTGAACGGCAGACGGCTAAACTGATTAATGTAGCCACTGGACTAGCTATTTTCATAAGTTGTTTGGGGCTACTAGGATTGGTTTCTTTTACAACACATCAGCGAGTAAAGGAGATTGGCATTCGTAAGGTGCTGGGAGCTACGGTAACCCAACTAATTGCTCTATTTTCTCGCGAGTTCGCGAGCTTAATTATCATCAGTTTTGTAATTGCCGCTCCGCTGGCTTGGTACTTTGCTCATCGCTGGCTGGCCGACTTTGCTTATCGGGTAGATGTTGGCCTGTTTGTTTTCGTAGCTACGTTGGCGTCAGCTTCAGTACTAGCCCTTCTCACGGTAGGCATTCGGTCTTGGCAAGCGGCTTTAGCAAACCCAGTAGATTCGCTACGAAATGAATAA